The sequence below is a genomic window from Harmonia axyridis chromosome 1, icHarAxyr1.1, whole genome shotgun sequence.
GCATATCACAGCTGCATTCAACTATTGGCTGCTTCACTATCCTTGGACACCGCCAATTAGCGTTCTTGTCGGCTGCTGGGCTTGGTATGGCTGATGCCCCACACCACCACACCAGAAAAACTAGAAACCATCCCATTCTGAAAAAACAAGAGAATGAAGTCTGTGAAAAAACTATTTTAAATCTGAATGTTCTTaattagaaaatataaatatgagaCAGGGGGATAGGGATAGTTgttaaaagaattgaatattgaaatgatCAAAATGCTAGATtgacattttgattttattCACGCAATATTTTGAGAAAGTTAAAACACATTGAAATGATTTCAGGAGCTGCTGCTAGTAATTTAGAAAAGTCAGGCTTGGTTTTGTCTCTGAGATATTCCAAAATGCTTAACAAAATGGTTGTCAGTGCAGATACCGACACCGCCTGACGCTGACTCTGTGTTGTCTCAGAATTATGTCAGTTAATTTTCGCCATTTctaaacttttttatttcgaatagaGGAAAGAATGAATTCACTCGTTTTTCTTTCTCTCTTCACCGATATAAGAAATGAACAAAGATCGGATGGAAGAAATGTACCAGAAAAacatttgaaaagaaattggCATAATAATACCATTTTATCATCCCCAAACAATGATATTGCGAGAAAGAAAGGATTATGTCTTATATTCATttgtatatataattttaaCCTGAACTGGGCTTATTTAACTTTCACCATTACAATATTCTGACACCATTAGAGTGTGCATaactcattttgaatgaaaacaaacaACATTAAAGTTAAACGATAATCTACTTAAGTAATTATCTTTGAAGAGGtgaatttttcagtttcaaGTTACGAATTCGAAGTGACCAAATATAATTGAAAGGAAAAACATTACAAACGTTACATTAGGGTTTTTTTATTCCgtagaatatttcaaatcattcaAGAGAGCGGCGCACAATATGAAGAGTCTTGGGGCATCGAAGATTCGAACCTAGGTTTACAACGTCAAACCCCAGCTCTGATCAACacatttaattaattataataaaaaatgcgTGAAGCATTGAAGTGAAATCAGGTACCTTTGAGCGCCCGTTCATTCATGAGTCAATTGTCGAATGTATATAGgcatatgtggtctccaagaatgcaattggcgcatgaagcACGAGTCCTCAAAAGCTCCTAGTTTCACGTTAGTGCTTTCCTTATTTCTTTCGattttctacttgaattttccatggttctgCTACCGctattaaaacgaaattttacACGCACATATTTCATAgcaacacccaaaatctcagcTCTTTCGTTTTTGTGGTCAAGGAAatatttagtgatttttttagatattcttctTGGAGTTTCTATGTTTCTAGTGAAACTATCAATACAAAATTTGCACCaagcttgaaatagttattccttatataaagatgaaatattttccgaAAAGATATTAAAATTCCCAATTCAATACCCACTCATATGCTCCAAAGCGCATAGTCGATTTTTCAACTGACCAGGTGACATTACATTAGGTACCATTATTTCAAGGTCATACGGCCACTAGTCTGGTTCTCGGCTGAACCAGTATGatatatacaaatatatttGTCTATTCAATAATAGGCAGCTCCGTTTCCTGTTTAGATATTCCTATAAtagaatatctgaaaaaataatcgatcaACAATACAGTGCCAACCTTATCGTCGAGGCAGTAATGTAAAGAAGTCATTAATTTCAAAGTAAACAGTAGGCAACCACTAAAACGGTAGTAAAGTAATTTGCGTATGTATCAATTACGACAGAGCAAGGTCTAGGGTTCAAGATTACTAGAATAAATGAGCGGGCTAGATGAATCGATAAGTATTACGCGAGttgcaccaaaaaaaagttttttcgacaTTAGTGCAATCGGTACCATCATGAAGATTTTTGTGCTTGGCTTGTTTGTGGTGGTGTTTTGTGCCAATGTGGAGGGAAAAGTGTACACTAAGTGCGGATTAACTAATGAGTTGATCACCCTGAATTTTCCAAGAACTTTCATTGGAAATTGTGAGTATTGACgagacacattttttttaaatatagttaaacgtaaattgaattgaacataatttttttcacataagatttaatttattctcACTTTGTATTATGTAGGGGTTTGCTTGATTGAAAGTGAGAGCGGCAAGAATACATCCAGGATTACCAACAGGGCTAATGGAAAGCAAGGAGTAGGACTTTTCCAGGTAAGGAAAATTTTGTAATCCCTATTCTCATAGCACTTTTGCATAATTTCAGTAACACTTAAATAGACcagagaaaattaaaatttttcactttctctttttaggaatttttcaaatatatcgcagcggtcacccatccagataATAACCATGAACAACGTCTTTTGATTTCGAAATCGAAGAAAATTAATTATGCaaaaatcaatatcaattcGATAGACTATTTCAAAACCGACgtatacagagtgagtctttgacttatacatatatttcaaccgaagattcctaggtcaaaagaaacacttttttccttactattttttccaattcgattttttttctcacttagttCAGCGGGCATTCTAGAGTTGGCCGGACTTTATGgaatcattgaaaaactatattccgaaactcatttccttcgattctaTTCCATTTGCAAGATTCaactaaaaattaaatctttttatggattttcaacagcttgTTTCTTcacaaccgagccgaatcgtaAAAAAcggtaaaagaaaaaaatatttccttcgTCCTCAGGAATCTCcaattgaaatatatatgtagaaatcaaagactcaccctgcatAAGACAGGAATTCACAGAAATCAGGTGCATGCACCGATAGATTAAATTTAGCAAaaccatttttgaaaaacttcatCATTTAGTTTAAGTTTGATCTGATCTTTCGAGATCACTTTCGGCAATTTGCAAATTAGAAACATTTGAGATAACTATGATAAACCTTGAAATATATAAGCACACAGATAATTATTTACCTACACAACTAAACACAAAAACTCGTAATATcatggttttttcgaaaacttaTCATattaacattttgaaaatttgaaatatttcgacaGTCATAGAAACAAGCAAAATACGCATCAACACCATATATAAGCAAAATTACTCATTTCAGTAAATCGCAATacgtaattttcaaaaaaacaaaaaaatagtaGGTTTTCATGGTGACCATTCCACAGTATCTTTAGTGATGATAACAggaagaatgaaaaaatcaaaaatagtgAAACTTAAACTGCGAGAAGATCtttcatttataatattgaTATAAAACTTGAGAATAATTACCTAGTACGGAAGTACTGGGATTttactatttaaaaaaaaatattgaaattgatttattatttatttatttatttaaattaacgtgtctcgacagCTATGGTCATTGACACAAGATCACATTGAAAGTAGTCAATATTACATCAAAAAAGATTTAAATAATAGAGTACAGTTCATTATCTTTGAGAAATCGTATGGTTGCTTCGATCTGGGTGGGTGAACTCAGTACATCATGCAGGTGCTCTTTGATACCATATCGTCGGCGTgcaaaattgatttgaattgatttttatgTCCCTAACAATCCTTATGACATCAAAGTGACCTTATAATTATTGgaaatacatatatattatcttcattggaaaaccctgcgCTATTACTGCAAGATGAACAACAAATATATTATATCTAAATAGTTCTCATTTAGCATTTGTTTTGACGTATAAACGAAaacattttaatttgaaaagagAGATTCAATTGAAAAAGTGTTGCCAATTTATTAATCAGTATCAGTTACATAATGAAATACACAACCCGATAAAGACAATGTTTCGCTTCAAGGAATAATATTGCATAAGTACTAAAATTGAATATCTCGTTATATTACAGATAAAAAGCAAAGACTGGTGCACTTTTGGCAAAAAAGGAGgtacttgcaacgtaaaatgtgAAGGTAATTCCATtaataattttctattttaaaTCCGGTATTCATAAGTCTTTATATCAGGTTTGAAAGGGAGAGGTAGGGTTTGTGTTTTTGAGTATTACTGTGACCATACGCCAccacattttattttttgtaattataaACCAAATGATCAACTACAGAGAAACGTGCTGGCATCGGAGGTAGGTAGCGATAGACCGGTTTCGCTCTTCTTAGAGCTCATCAGTATCACATTTTGGCGAGACGTTCTCGAGCCAAATGCCGCAAGTGCGCCCTCTCTCAAGGGATTACGGTGTTTCGTctcgagatcgctggtggactcttcagttaggcaatccagcgatctctgcctaagacaccctCGCACACCATTGTGGAGAGGTGATTCTGCTGCAACCGGCAAACCGCCGTTGCCAATGTAGAATATGGCGCGATACCCATAACGCCTCCTTTCGGACAGACAGATTCACTACAACATAATCCAATTGACGATGGTAACCATTAATTAATTAGAATTAGACTATTTCGAATTAAAATCTAATGATTTCTATAGTTGTAAgagttttgttattgtttttcatgaaattaattgaataaagacctttattatttgttttcagATATGCTAGATGAAAATATTAAAGATGATGGCGTTTGTGCAGAGAAGGTCAAAAACGAATTTGGATTCTTAGCTTGGGATGGCTGGAAGAGGAGCTGCAAGGGGAGAAATCTTCCACTTCCGCCATGTTAAGAAAAACTGTTGGACGCATCGATGTCTTCCGATATCTCGAATTATATAAGACAGATAAAATGACTCTTCAAAGAGATAATTTTGGTTCCtataaatattttgacaagaatTTCCTTTGTTGCTTGATCTCTGTGAGATtggaaatttataataaaaCCAGTTCTTCC
It includes:
- the LOC123675333 gene encoding lysozyme-like, producing MSGLDESISITRVAPKKSFFDISAIGTIMKIFVLGLFVVVFCANVEGKVYTKCGLTNELITLNFPRTFIGNWVCLIESESGKNTSRITNRANGKQGVGLFQIKSKDWCTFGKKGGTCNVKCEDMLDENIKDDGVCAEKVKNEFGFLAWDGWKRSCKGRNLPLPPC